Genomic window (Arachis hypogaea cultivar Tifrunner chromosome 13, arahy.Tifrunner.gnm2.J5K5, whole genome shotgun sequence):
AGAAACTGATGACTAACCAGCATGGCAAATTGATCTATCAACAGCTAGCACCCCTTtcagtctctctctctctttctcttgaaGCCTTGaaatgtaaaagtaaaagcatggAGGAGGGTGGATATAGATCAATTGAAATTTTGATGCTCTAACCATGGCCAGAGGCCAGTTTGGTCATCAATGGCACAGAACATGTTGCTCAAGCTCTCTTCTTTGAccatgtgatgatgatgatgatgatgatgtggagtGGTTTGAAAAAGCTGTGCAACTTCTGTTGGCCTGGCAgtggcagcagcagcagcagcagcagcattaTTTGATGGTGATGGAAACAGTGTTCtgctgttattgttgttgttttgatGAGTGGATAGAGGACTGTCAATGGCtgaagtagtagtagtagtagtaggtgTCCTTGTTGATATATCCAACTTGATATCTGAACTGTTGTCACTCCTGTTGCTGCTTGATCCCTCTGTCTCTTTGTTTAGGTTTATTGATTCTGTTGGTTCTCTACTTTTCAGTGCCATTATCTGCATAATCAAAGTGgaaattattatgattattattatgtcCAAATATCCCATGCAAGCAAGCATTTGAAAGAACCTGAGTGTGAAGCTTGTGATTCTGGGCTTGAAGAGCATCATTATCAGCTTTAACAGCATCAAACTGGCGCTTAAGAAGATCATAATCCTTCTCCAATTGCTTTGTCTTCCATCTGGCCCTTCTGTTTTGGAACCAAATTGCAATCTGTCTAGGTTGAAGGCCTAGAGCCCTTGCAAGCTGCATTTTCCTCTCTGGTTCAAGCTTGTTCCCCAACTCAAAGCTCTTCTCAAGTGTCTTCACTTG
Coding sequences:
- the LOC112791911 gene encoding homeobox-leucine zipper protein ATHB-23, which codes for MAFFPANFMLQTPHHHHQDEHQPPPSLNSILTSCAPQEYHHGAGGGYLGKRSMSFSGIEVGEVEGNGGEEEVSDDGSQAGEKKRRLNMEQVKTLEKSFELGNKLEPERKMQLARALGLQPRQIAIWFQNRRARWKTKQLEKDYDLLKRQFDAVKADNDALQAQNHKLHTQIMALKSREPTESINLNKETEGSSSNRSDNSSDIKLDISTRTPTTTTTTSAIDSPLSTHQNNNNNSRTLFPSPSNNAAAAAAAATARPTEVAQLFQTTPHHHHHHHHMVKEESLSNMFCAIDDQTGLWPWLEHQNFN